atGCACGGTGaatcgaccgcgtcggaaactaTGGTTCTGTTTCTCGAGCAAGAAGTAGCTGAGATAGAGGCACTGATTAAAGACCGAATAGTGATCagagctgagctcctggtagacgactAGCTGCCATAATGTATCATTCATGTTGGTTATGTACAGGTCTATCGTTGCATGGactccggaccgactcagccgggTAGGGTAATCtgggctcaagatcgtgtagtggcctttcTGTTGGCCATaggaagggaaccccctcacaaagaataacgaactagagttccctctcacTCCACGACaagctactgactgatacttctgccagcagctgcagctcTCTTTATTTCAACAACAGGTAtatactatagatagtggaatatatagatgagcgaagataaatcctctgtctccaaacgaactgtcaaacgtgtttCCAAACGATCATGACGTCACAATTtaaatggaaacgttaagggctgtgacgtcatacgcgcgtgtgcacgggcaaaaaaatcgactcagccttgctttcgctcatctatagattctactatctatagtatatacaatacatccacaacaatattccttaatctacccaagagcaactacaactaactGGTGCCTGCTTCTTATCCATTTACGATGTACTGCGAAGCGTCGTAAACTatctgatattccaacactcctccttagtgtGCACGCATCGCTACTGTCCTGGCTTCTCCTAACACCGAGCCTTTAGTCCTGAGCTCCTACTCACCGAAcaattgggcttattctacgagtcgagtgacgtgaggtgagtTGATTTTAGCcattctcacgtgaggtgaccatgttattcaaatggggctatacgactcttctcacgtcattcgagcaatctcacgtcaccccactcgtagaataagcccaaattCCTCCTGGCCCAATCCGTTGCCCGTACAAATGGCCTCTATCTGTTAGTCAGCTCCTGAATGTTCCGACGCTCCTTCTGGACTCCTACTGACCAGCCAGCATCCTACCGAATGTTCCAACCTCCTGATGAATTCCGCCGGGCGCTACCCAAGACACATATTACACATATCACACATATTTAACATATTTAATATGCTTATAGTAGTTTTAACTACTGTCGAAGAGAGATAGTGTTCCAAAACAGTTATTCAGTTATATTCCTGTACATAACCTAAATTGAAAGACTAGACGGGACatgaataattgaaaaatcatgaatataTTTGCACACCAAAATCTGAATTCTAGTTACAGCAAAATGAATTGCTGAAATATGTCCAGCAATCTAATAGTTTACTGTGATTTCAGCATCGAATTTTTCTCCTGATTGATTGATATTTCTATGAGACGTAAAATATTTTCTAACAATGTCATTAGTAGCAATGAAAAAAGTAGAAAATTAATTGTGAAGCTGCTTTCAATGAAATTCCAATGCTGTCTGATTTCCAGCGAAATAAACTTAAAGTGTGAGCCCAAATTATGGCCTTTTCATCCTTTTAGTGCTTCGCTGCTGGCTGTGACGATGACTGTGGCTAATGGAAAGGGTCACAAAACAAACCATGCGCTCCATGATGGCAGAGAATCGCTTGCGTTAGTGTGAGAAAGAAACATGACATGGAATcaaatggcccgtttacatatgagctagttctagcggacaatgcactgtccgacaatactagcgcgaaattagcataatgtaaacaggaattgtcatgtgctaatagtgtttacattatgctaatatcgAGCTAGTATTGTCagacagtgcattgtccgctagaactagcctatatgtaaacgggccaaaAACCAGAGTGAGGAGGAGGATCTGTTGTTTATGTTTGTGGTGGGTGTTGGTCAATGTTATGGATTTTATACAGGTTCGGGCGAGACAGCACAAACGTGTTCGTGAAATATCGGAATCAGTAACAGTGTTCGTTTCGCACGACGACGGCGGTGGCTCGGGTGCCGAAAACAAAAGAACGATGACGTCAATCTCACACCTCATGAATGAAATTTGGTGTAAGTTTGACGTCAGCAATCAGTTGATCAGGAATGTTTACACTTTTTGAGCTACTAATACGAACAAtatatggggatgtaatgccaataagaagaagaagaataatacGAACAAAAGGCACGCTTAACCGGACCTGTATAAAATAAATGACATTGGGTCTATATAGCTTTGTCTATATCGTGCTGAATTGACCTTtaccgtcaaaaattgtatcccGTTTTATTGTCTTAGTcgtctttggcttatttaaggtcaactttctcaaagaacccatatttttcaagcctgtaactatttttaaaatcgaaaaaaaagcgaaaaagtgctgcacgtgtgcctgaaaaattcacccgatgttcgttcaaaatcgggctaattttaagaaaacagcactttttcgatttttgttttcaattttcaaaatatttagaggcgtcaaaaaacacaggttctttgggaaagttgaccttaaataagccaaccCGGATAAAAGTGTACCATAGGCTCaacagtgtaaacaattgaattaccatacgCTCTACGGTATACAATGGGATATATAgtttcttgatggttgtccATATTGTATCAACACCGTGGATATAATACGTCAACATAGTTCTCTAATGTAACATTGCTTCCAATtgtttttagaacatttagtGCATAAGGACGTTTTCACCGCTGCTCTATTTTTTTGGTCTAATTTTATGACAGTTTCAAAAATATAGACCAacaaaaataaaccaaatatttGCCATTTTCACCGGTGTTGTTTTAAAatgaatgtttttgttttaatgcttccgagaaacaaaaaaaaaaaacaaaaaaccacAACCAAGGCGAAGCAACATATATTGAATAAACCgctgggaattcctcttgaagtttcgccgggaattccttcaggtttcTCAAGGAGAAATCCTCCTTAAGTTGCTTTGATAATTCCTCTAGATGTtactccaggaaatcttcctaGAAgtactccgggaattcttcctgaaattccaCCGGGAGTTCTTCTAcgaaatcctccgggaattactccTGGAGTTGGTCTAAGAATTCCTCCTTCAGTTACTTCAAGAAttgctctgaaaatttctcctggagtttgatcaggtttctccaggagttcctccgggaaggtAATCTGGGAATTTTACCTGGAGTTAATCTTGgcgttcctccggaaactcctcctggaattcctccgggaattcctctaagagtttctccggaaatcctaCTTGgagctccttcgggaattctatctggagtttttccgggaattgttcttggaattcctccgggcaattctcctgaagttcctacGGGATTTCCTTCTTCagttactccaagaattcctctggaaatttctcctggagtttgcTCAGgtttctcctgaagttctttcgggaatatCTCTTGAAGGTAATCCGGGAATTTGACCTGGAGTTAATTTTGGcgttcctctgggaatccctCCTGGAGTTACTCCGAAaactcctcctggagttcctccgggaattcctctaagaGTTTCTTATGGAGTTCGTTCAGGTCAAAGAAACTTCAAGAGGAACATTTGGATGAACTGCTGGAAGCATTCTAGAAGGAACGCTAAGGGAAATTCATacaggaactccaggaggaatttctgtaggaactctaggaggaatttctgtaggaactccaaaaggaattcctgtaggaacttcaggaagaattcctgtaagaactccaggaagaattcctgatggaactccaagaggaattcttccagTGAAAACATTCTACTAAAAAAGAGATAAGTAACTtttctccaggaggaattcatggagaaactccaggaggaattcctgaaggaactctaggaggaattccttaaggaactccaggaggagttcctgaagaacTCTGAGATCAATTCTTGGAGTAACCCTATGAgtaattccaggaagaactccaGCAGCAATTTCTGGCTGAACTCAAAGGAGGAATCCCCGGAAGAACTCcaggaaaaaatcctgaaggagctccaggaggaattcctgaaggaactccaggaagaattcctggagctttctaaaggaactccaggaggaactcctgaagaaatccatttctagaggaattccaagagaaattcctggaggaataccaaaagaaattcctgtaagaaatccaagaaaaattcctggaggaatttcaagagaatttcctggaggaacttcaggaggtaTATCTTGAAgactcctgcaggaattcctgaaggaactcgagccatccctggaagaacttcagaagcaattcctagaggaacttacggagcaattcctggaggaagttcaggagcaattcctggaggaacttcaggagcattttctggaagaacttcaggagcAATTGCTGGATTAACTTCAGGAgcaattcatgaaggaactccaggagaacttcctggagaaactctaataggaattcctggagaaactcctggaggaattcctagaagaactctaggatgaattgctggaaaaattccaggaggaatttctggaagatcttCAGAAGttatcctggagaaattctaagagaaaatcctggagaaatttctaggaGGTATTTCTAGAGAACTTCTAGTAGAACTTCGCGAATATTTCCAGGAGATATTCCTAGACAAACTCCAGGAAGAAATCGTGGAACTCCTTAAAGATCTTCTAAAGGAATTGGGGGTAtctaaaaggaattcctggagaatctcctggaggaattcttggtagaaactcggaaaggattcccgtcggcatCCCGAAAAAATAACCGTCCGAACcttgaaaggattttcttcgtaATCACGAAAGGATTGCAATCGAAATTCCAAAAGTGTTCCCGCCGGAATctcgaaggattcccgtcgtaatctcgaaggattcccgttgtaattttgaaagaattcccgtcggaatcccgaaaggattttcgTCGGAAtcacgaaaggattcccgtcaaaaTCCCCAAAAGATTTCCGTCCGAATCCCTCATGGATTCCTATTAGGATCCCCAAAGGACTCCTGTCAGAATTCCCAGAAgcttcccgtcggaatcctctgataatttccGTCAGAATCCCTAACGAACTCTTGTGTGATTTCCCAAAAATCCGGAATCGCGAAAGAATTTCCGTCGGTATCTTGAAAGGACTCCCGTCTGAatctccaaagaatttccctcggaatcctaaaaggatttccgttggaataccaaaaggattcccgaaagggttcccgtcggaatcctgaaagggctctcttcggaatcccgaaagaattcctgtctgaatccagaaaggattctcgtcgtcACATCGAAAggtttcccgtcggaatcccaaaagattCTTAATGGATTCCTATCGGAATCCCCAATGAAAAAGTATTCCTCCAAAGAACGCCCGTCAAAATACCCAGAAGCTCCCCGTCAGAATCCTCAAAAACTCTTGTCGGAATTCCCTAAAGATTAATTCCTTAAAGATTCACGTCGGAATCCCAAATGATTTCCGTAGGAATCTCGTCGCAATACCAAAAAATTTCCATCGAATCAGTATTCTCTTCGTTAGTCTCTGGGAAATTACGCTCTCACTGTTTCATCTTTTTAAATAACGTTGTCGTTGCAAGGTATTTATAAGATTCTGTATGTGCTCATAGTTGCTACCGGGACCTTGATTACTCGCAGCTCTTCCACCGCTTCCGGTTAATACAAAGCGATTTTTCTCGGAAGTAACGGTGGAGATTCACTCTCTTGGCACTCCAGCTCTTCGAAGCCGTAGGCGCTGGAAACATTCTTACTGTTTTCGCTACAATCGCCCGAACTGCAACGGTTGCTACATAGTCCCGGGTCGAACACTTCCAGCAACGACACTCGCGAATTGTCTTCGGATCCGCGGGAATTCCGGATCTCTACCGCGAAATCCTTCTCCTTATGCCGGCATACCGCTGGATTTGACGTTTAAAAAGCTtcataatcaaaacaaacaacattcttctttgtattatttttgttttggaaaatttggAGCGCAGGCTGAATTCTGGTCCAAATgtgaacaaaattgaaacaaaagtGTATGACagattcatttatttgaaacgaAACTGTTCGAAAAACAGATTTGGACCGCCCCGGTGAAAATGGGAAATTTAGATTTGGTCTATTCTActgtcaaaatttggaataGAACGCGACCAGTGAAAACGTCCTTAGTTTATAATCATTGataacttctgaaaattttgttcaaattgcatATAAGCAATATAATAATATTTATCCCATTGCcgcaaatatgcattatttttcttaaaatttcattgttgaacggtAAAGTCGTCATAATTAAGAAATCcaatatcgtattgttttactataaaaatacaattcaatctaTGGTAATTTGAACGgttttcttcggatatttcaacaatatatttacgatacactctattgtttgacaaaaaaaagtgtatgaaaaaatctcagattttgtatagttacgatacttaacaacccgtacgttctaatgcggaaacttcatttacaatttaatgaatggttcataacaatgcattctaatgtatttctattatttcatatacaataaaatctattgtaaatttattgtgttttatagtgatgttacaataaattgtattgcttttctataatattttttattcgggaaaGAATCAATCAagcgaataaaaattgaaagcaaacagggggggagtaagcctgtcatccacgaacaaatcaagcctacctaagatgtattatccgggcctcgccgcttgggaaaggcgggcaaccctgggccaccccgcttggcaagtgtaacatttttcgaactggaatcttgtaggatattggttaacctTCACTACTGCGgactaacgaaaaaaatgtgggattgtttatttacatttgcttcatactacatgcaAAGGAGGCGtgatgcaccgcatattacccccctgAAAGCAAACCATgttcaaaaaatattatagcGAGGACAAAGAGAGTATCCCTTTAGCGCATATGAcatattctcaaagcactctggatatcctgaaataatttataaattattttacataattattatcaatttcccaccttatcggccgcgacgatttgaaatcgtcgcaaagcaaattgacgccaaaatcgtcgccagcagaaatgACCAAaagatctgtcaaatcaactgtgaacaaaattttgcAAACTCAATAATCACATTTATTCCCAAAATTGGGCCCGATTTTCATGCAGATTAACATGATTTACTAATAAAACTAACACAGTTAGAATAATGaagttggcgacgattttgaagGTGCTTAAAAAAtggtcggcgcgttttgttatCAAGGAAACAGTCAATATATTATTCAGAACCCAATtgctgataaaaaaatattaacgcatattttgattaaattttctgGCACGTGTAAAAGTCCGCGCATCTTCttcgaaatccattttttttaccgCTGGGGTTCTACTCTATAGTTTGACAGTGGGGCTCTAGTTTGACAGCCGGTTGAAAACGACGCCGCCGACGTGCGAGAATCGATCCGCGAGATCGCATTTTTTccagtttttcaatttgtttgtaaataccGTAAATATACCAACTTCTTCGACAAAATCTGGGGACAAACAAGTCTAGGAACAAAATAAGTATTTCGCAATGCAGCAAAAAAATGACGCCAAACTCTATCAAAGATGCTGTCGGATTTGTATGGACGATACAAGGGAACAAATCGACGTCGTTTCGGATGAAACTTTGGTTGAAACCTTGAATCAGTTGTACAATGTGAAGGTAttgatttttctaaaaatatgtttataataaattaatttgtgCTAACGAAATGTCCATCTCATTGGGCAGGTCGATATAAATGATCGGATCTCCAGCAAAGTATGCCTCGAATGCATCCAAGAAGCGAAAGAAACGCAAAAGTGGTTGAGTTTCTACGAGGAACAGAAGAAGCTGATTGCGGAGAACCAACGGGTCTACAACGAGGAACTGGTCAATCAGCTGGGACCAGAAGCGACACATTCTCCGGCTCGTTCTCCTTCCATATCGACAAAGACTCTGACCCGGACGCCAAGGACCAGGAACCCTCCTCGAAGGATTGATGACGACGATGAGGAGGAAGTGAAGGGGGAAAAAGATGAAGATTTCATTCCGTCGAAGTCGGCTCGGAAGATTAAGAAAGAGCCGATCAGTACTCGGAGGAGTATAAAGCGCGAATGGGTACCGTCATCGGATGGTAGCGGAAGGGGATCCACGACAACAACCCCGACGGATAATGGCTCGGATGACGAAGATGAGTCGGAAACAGGAACCAGTACCTCTGATGGGGAGCTCAAGTGTCCCAAGTGTGAGAAAGTGTTTTCTGAAATTGATCAACTGGAACGGCACAATTGTGAATTCATTTGTAACATCTGTAGTGCAGCGGTCAAGTACCGGAATAGCTTGAAGCGTCACTTGATGGTGGTGCACAAGATAAAGGCCAACCAATGGGAAGATTATTGGAATCCTACTGGGGACCAGGGAGGTGCCTCTTTATTGGTTGAGACCAAAAAACCGAAGAAAAGGTATCGCTACGAAAGTGATTCTCCTACGGATATGGAGGATGATTCTAACAATGATGAAGACCAAAAAGATTTGATTTGTAGCAGCTGCGgtgataaattttattcaacACAAGAGATGAAGAATCATGACTGTGATTATGGGTGTAATATTTGTGGAGCTTCGTTTGCCTCTCGGAACAGTGTGAAGAGACACAAGATTCGCCTACATAATGTAGATCCAAATGATCCGTCGGTAGCTTCACATTCTCGTGCGCCATCGGCTACAACTGTAGTGTCCACACCTAAGCCTGCCTCAAGACCACCCTCCAGGGCTGCTTCAGAGAATGCTTCTGACGATGAACCACTCTCTGCAATGGCATCTGATGAAACGAGATATCGGTACTTCTGTCCCGATTGCGATTATTCCAGCTATAGGCGTTATACAGTCACTACACATTTGGCAGTCTTTCATAAAACTCCTAAAGAGCAAATCGATGTTGAAGCGATTGTTAAAAAAATAGTACCAAGAACTTCTGACATTGTTCGGTCAAAAACGCCAGTACCTGCTGCTGTTTCAGATGAAACACCGGTTCGTTCAAAAACACCCATTCCTGTTGAGCCAGCTGTTGTCCGTGCAAAAACTCCAGATCCAACCAAAGCCCATCGCCCACCAAGTACTATCCCAGCCATTGCGAATCCACAAGCTGCTTCAAGCAATGAATATCAACAAGTCGATATCTCCGGTCAGCATCGCAGTCGTTCCAGATCGATTCATCGTGATTCGCGCAACAGCAGCAAACGCAAGCGCTCTCTTTCGTCATGCTCGAACAAGGCTCCTCGTGCCGTTCGGGCTCGATCAAATCCACCAGTGGATCGACAAATACTCACGGCTAAGCGACGTCTATCACCGTCGCGCATTCTCGCCAGCGTTCACGAGAAATTCCGTCCTACGGTAACTGCAATCCAGTCCAACCGGCTATTTGTGTCAATCCGTCAAGGATGCGAGCTAATACAGCAAGGCCAACAGATtcgcttccgagcttcttcgTACCTTCTACAGGATTCATGTCCCACGAAACGCCTGTTTAGACTTCGAGCTCCTGTTGGAAACGAAAGACAGCAAGTGCAAAACCTTCGGGGAATATTCAATAAACTATCCCACCAGATCAGCGCCCATTCTAAAGTAAACGAAATTGACGTGGACTCATTGGTATTGGACTACATTCACAATCCTACGGCCGCCCAGTCAAGTAGTCCAGTAATCAAGGACAATGAGGGAACGACATACGAGATCCGCGAACTCGATAACGAAGAAACAACAGAAGTGATTGACGTCGAACCTTCGGCCTCCGTTCAGGTTGAGGATGATGGACATAACGCTGAACCACCGACGGAAACTGTCACCAAGGATGATGGTCAAGTTGCTGAAAACGATGCTGCGAGTTCGCATAAAGAGCAGGATAAAGAAAATGAGGAACTAACAAATGAAAACGAAGAAAATCCCGAAAATAAAAATACTGAAGAACCCATGGAAGTGGATGATGTTATTCAGGAAGATGATAATGCTAATCAGGGTGACGAGAATGTCAATCTGGAAAAGAATAATGGCAATCCGGAAACAACAGAATCGACGGGAACGTCGCCCGAAGATAACAAATCAGAACAAACGGACAACGAGCAAAGTCAAGAACAAACGGAATCGTCTGTAGCGTCGCCGAAAGGAAACGAATCGGAACAAACGGACAATGAGCAAAGTCAAGACCGGACGGAACCTGCTGAAGCGTCGCCCAAAGGAAACGAACCTGAAAACCAAAATACGAAGTGTCATCAGGAAGCCGTGGATCCAATTGCCGTTTCACCGGCCGTAAATGAACCACAAAGTTCAGAGACTGAGCAAAGCCAGGAAGCTACGGAACCATCTGCAGCGTCGCCAGATGAAAGCCAACCAGAAAGTCCGGAAACGGAGCACAGCGGTCAGGACGAAGGCGTTTCTATCATTCCGGATTAAATGCGAGTGTTTTAGAATTCTCAGGTTTTATTAATAGGAATGACGGTACATTTTATCGTTTCAATTGTATAACAAACGAATGCAGAATAAATACTATAAACTCTGTTCAGGGTTATACGCCTGTCTACTTCTGAGACTTCACTGCTTTCATGCGTTTATCGGCTCATAGATATTCACacctattcttgtttacggaagaacgaaactttcgaacgaatgcagttcgttcgaatcattTCCCCAtgtgattttgctggcgtaaacggtAATGCGCATCAGATTTCGTTGGAAAGCGCGTTcgaacgtaaacaagaataagggtggcATTTGTTGTCCGAAccgtaccgcatccctgctgggAACGCCATCTGAGTCGCGGATAAGAAATTCGGACTTATTCTAATGACGTGAACGCACTAGTAGAATAAACCACATATCATAGCCTGATGAGTGATGACGTTGGCTACTTTATAGCAAATgtcaatagacgaatccaagtaaaaataagaagaagacacacgacggtgttaactttgacagatcctacagcacagcatagggagatcattttaaaatgcttataataaattctagacaaaatgtaattaaaatcctattgatgtacggtacggaaaaagttctgaattacatagggtatgatggggcaagatgggtcgcctaaggcgaaccctgaatttctcaaaacagaaacattttattttaatgtttcagcatggatctataaaaatagctcataatctgtaagccaggggtatgaaataacaaaaactccactttttattccatttcgagtcattaaagtagaagtctatttttctgtcaaaaaatggcggggtaagatgggtcaaacagcggggcaagatgagtcacctttaaatactgcaattaatattgtttttattcccaatattgaattacacacagatagatagctttattgccaatgattatattgaataaaaaataatgtttaagccttggatgaagaaatggctctacatttaaaaatatctgcaaATTCTTATGAAAACAAGCCCTCTAAGTATAGCtttcttaaaaacaaaaaataaacattttcaataaacaaattaacatcattatATCAAAAGTAACCCTAAAATGATTGAACCAccaatggaaaatatgttttgaataagaACTATGCCCCtcagtatgtgctgacccatcttgccccatttgtaAGTTCACGTTAaaatgtctaattttcgatcaaatttatttatttcaacgcagTTAGTATAACATCACCTACATTACTTATAATACGTTCCCTATgttactaaaaatgtttaaatttcacattgctcgacgagattacacgttttatagcaagtgtgtttcgcataaggggccatccacaaagtacgtcacgctcttaggggggagggggggttccgagcagcgtgacgactcatacaaaatttttagaggtttaatacaaaaagtgtgacgaaggggggagggggggtcgaaaatcgccgatttttgcgtgacgtactttatggatcttccctaagaaaccatgctgaaaaatattttaccttgccatacaccaccgaaataaaattttatcgtCAAATCGAGTGATaataaagtagaaccaaattattcctcctacaaagtcataatatccacattaaaatgtacacgatgctcaaaaacggccctgacccatcttaccccgtgacctatcttgccccgcctaaccctatctggaagcttatcttaattttttttaatatttttcaaaaatgtatctatcatacagttcggaactttttccgtatgatacatcaatcagattttaattacattttgactagaatttattataagcattttaaaatgatctccctatgctgtgctgtaggatctgtcaaagttaacaccgtcgtgtgtcttcttcttatttttacttggattcgtctattgtgTCAGTGTATGTTTCTGTAGCCAAGGTGAACGATAGAGCcaggctactgacatcctattgtttagcccatcgccagatcgtagccaggatgtcctgggctatatttttttttcatactgcgtttcaatgatgacagcggtctatgtctattgatgatgatgacaccgcgcttgtcgcCGGCACgaacacaccagtcaagcagtttgacgaacattgactccgcccccaagaaaacgcttcggttgctgctttgtttgaacgtgtgtgaagttgatcgaacaaccatttcacagttggcggctcggttggaaaaaattaaaacggtttgattttggtttgagttgtcgggggtggagtcaaggttcgccgaacatgtatgagcatttgtagtgaagttgcacaaacccccatatattttttgatggttggtggtcaagttggcgcttcggtctttcgtgtgtgatatttttggtcgaataaattgattgttcgtgccgctgttgttaaacttgatggatgtttgaataaacgagaggtggagtcattgttggtcaaactgcttgaccgtgtgtacgttccattagggcgaagtcagagtaaacgcgacggcGCGATGCGAATTTacagttcattgataataattgttattc
The nucleotide sequence above comes from Armigeres subalbatus isolate Guangzhou_Male chromosome 3, GZ_Asu_2, whole genome shotgun sequence. Encoded proteins:
- the LOC134226313 gene encoding uncharacterized protein LOC134226313, whose protein sequence is MQQKNDAKLYQRCCRICMDDTREQIDVVSDETLVETLNQLYNVKVDINDRISSKVCLECIQEAKETQKWLSFYEEQKKLIAENQRVYNEELVNQLGPEATHSPARSPSISTKTLTRTPRTRNPPRRIDDDDEEEVKGEKDEDFIPSKSARKIKKEPISTRRSIKREWVPSSDGSGRGSTTTTPTDNGSDDEDESETGTSTSDGELKCPKCEKVFSEIDQLERHNCEFICNICSAAVKYRNSLKRHLMVVHKIKANQWEDYWNPTGDQGGASLLVETKKPKKRYRYESDSPTDMEDDSNNDEDQKDLICSSCGDKFYSTQEMKNHDCDYGCNICGASFASRNSVKRHKIRLHNVDPNDPSVASHSRAPSATTVVSTPKPASRPPSRAASENASDDEPLSAMASDETRYRYFCPDCDYSSYRRYTVTTHLAVFHKTPKEQIDVEAIVKKIVPRTSDIVRSKTPVPAAVSDETPVRSKTPIPVEPAVVRAKTPDPTKAHRPPSTIPAIANPQAASSNEYQQVDISGQHRSRSRSIHRDSRNSSKRKRSLSSCSNKAPRAVRARSNPPVDRQILTAKRRLSPSRILASVHEKFRPTVTAIQSNRLFVSIRQGCELIQQGQQIRFRASSYLLQDSCPTKRLFRLRAPVGNERQQVQNLRGIFNKLSHQISAHSKVNEIDVDSLVLDYIHNPTAAQSSSPVIKDNEGTTYEIRELDNEETTEVIDVEPSASVQVEDDGHNAEPPTETVTKDDGQVAENDAASSHKEQDKENEELTNENEENPENKNTEEPMEVDDVIQEDDNANQGDENVNLEKNNGNPETTESTGTSPEDNKSEQTDNEQSQEQTESSVASPKGNESEQTDNEQSQDRTEPAEASPKGNEPENQNTKCHQEAVDPIAVSPAVNEPQSSETEQSQEATEPSAASPDESQPESPETEHSGQDEGVSIIPD